TTTGTCTAATAGCTCAGTTGAAGGGGCGGAGAACCAATACAGTGAGGTGCGGTGGGTATGTGACAGGCAATGAAGGAAGAAGAGAGCAAGGACGAGGAGGAGCTGTTCAGACGTCTGTCTAAAGGGGGCCGAACTGAATATTTGATGAATTTCACTTATGGAATTGCTGCAtggaattgaatttttaactatctttaaaaagattttcaaatattgcAAGTGTCTGCATAACAATTAAGTCGCCAACCCCTTTAATGAAGGTGTAACTAAACGTTTAACTACAACTAACATAACGTTTAAACTCTAATGGTTGGTACCTAGTAAAACTGTCAGTATATACtaaattgttaataatatttgatTGATCATAATAGTTAGTTTTTAATAGGCGTCGATAATCGCTTGGGGTTCTACAGTGTCTtcaacacattaaaaaaaaattaaaatggttgtgaacattttaaaatacgtttaaatttgaatttcttttattaaagCTCTCAAAATGATTCTTACACTTCAAGCAATATATTTACATAATATTCCTACATATTGTGTATTATAGAATGAGgttgtaaaatataaaatctttagatttttcttaaaaaaattcataaaattttgGAGTTTTTGCTTTCAATAGATGAATTCAATTTAGTCTAACGAAAATAAAGAACGGCGCCAAAATGATTTCTCtaggattttggtttttcccCATCCCGCAGACCAACCAATTTTCACACCAATCTATAATTTGAGTTCCTTTTCGACTTTTTTTCACTGCATTTTCCGGCAGCATAAATTAGCATATAATTCATAAGTCAGAATGGGCCAACACGAAACAGGCCTATATGACTAGTAGATTGGTCGGCCGTCTGACCGGCCGGCCTGGCCAATTGCATTCTTCCTTTCTAATTTTTGATgccttttttcttctttctactTTTTGGCTacgaaaaagaaagaaatttgcATACAAAATGCAAGGTTTTAACAAGTACAACGCCCTGTAAGAACATCAGGAAGGAATGTTGGTATGTGCCACCACCTAGGTGGTTAAGGGGTGTAATAgggagtgagaaagagagagagagagagttgaATAGAGGCTAAATGCCGGCAATGTTGACTGAATAATGGGCCAAACTGGCGCCAACTGACATTTTGCTACATAGAAGGTAATTTTCCTAggaacgaacaaaaaaaaaccctatGGTGCAAATGGGTGGATAATAGGTGGTATTTTTGGGTGGTGGCTAAAACCTACGGTCTCTGTTGTCTATATATGCACCAGGGAGAGAGtggctacaacaacaacaacagcaagttcgtgcataatttatttaatcgCTCGCCACAAATCTAAATTGATCGTTAGGTTTGGGCCCCCAAACAAACAAGTAATTTGCGTGTAGTGTAGTCTAGTGTATTACTTGgcaaagagagtgagagtgtagtttcattgaaaattttacttaattattagaacgaattgtatttttccttttgctttttccaTTTCAGTTTGCAGTGGAAATATAACAACAAAGGGAAGGGGAAGGTGAAAAAGTTTAATTATGGCACTcaatcaacatcaacatcatcatcatcatcaacagcagcaacaacaacatcagccaGAAAATTCAACATTTATTGATGATAATCTTGACACCTGTCCATCGTTAACTCTATTGAATTTACCTGAAAGCCCCATATTACCGCCCAAGCAACGACGACACCAggatgccaacaacaacaacaacaacaacaatcataatcaaaataataataaccaaGCTCCTGTTCCTGTTCCTGCGATTGCTCCCACTCCTTCTTCTGCATTTGTTGAGCCACAACAATcaggcaaaaataaatatagcaAGTCAAACGGAagtggaaatgaaaatggaaatgctGGCCACCACCAgaaccaacagcaacatcaacatcaacgccataatcagcatcatcattatcatcaacGCCAACGTCACCGTTCCATTTCATTATATGGCGTTAACAGTACTGTGGTAAGTCGTGGGTGACAAAGGAAGGGCGGGGAGGGGGATTGGGGCTTTGGGGCGGAGTAGAGTGGCATGGGCAATTCcaatgaaatcaaataaatcaTCTAATTGGGTGGGTAAAAGGCTAACCCCCCCCCCTGGAAAAGTACAGTTCAATAATTGGTATACCAAGTGAAAATTCACAATGCTATTAGCATATAAACCAccacagacacagacaaatAAACACTTAACTGAAAGTATCACTAATGACTACTACCAAATAGGATAACCCAACTTTACATTTATACTAAAAATCTATCTAAAATATGATCCCTTCAAAGTAAAAACGAATAACAGgattttatattgaaaaagTTAGATATAGCAAACAAAAGTTGAAAGAATTGAGTTTATCAAAATTCGTAACAATTTAAACATTAATAATTACAAGTTTATTAAgaaacaatatatatgtagataacATATGAACAGTGACAATAATGATTGTGCACTTAAAATTGCCAATAATGAAcgtaattttaattttttaaaacatttagatAGCAAGTAAAAATGAGCATTAGATAATATTAAGACTTGGTATTCAAAAATAGAGTGcgacaacaataaaaatttgattttctttattaCCTTAAAAACAGGAGCAAGGCCATAAGGAAATACCCATTTGGATGGACGATGGCGAGCCGCGTTATGTGTCGGGTGTAACAAATAAAACCACATGCAATGACATAATCAAGGCATTGATTGATGATGAGCTGAAAAGTGGCAACAGTGcagcacaacaaaaacaacaacaacaacaacaaggtgagtcaatattttatatacctaaatactaaaatttttgctttctttatACATACCTAAATATATTCTCATTCGATTCGTGACTTAATAtttatacaaacatacatttatacctactatttatttattgtttcgttttgttgcaattatatttattttctttgtttttttttttcctccccGTTTTAATTCTGTTTGAcgcgaaaaaacaaaaaaaaaaaaaacgaaaactaaaaaacaagaTGGCGGCCAGGCGAATAAGGGATCGCGTGACTACAGCGATTACATTATAACGGAAAGTTGGGGCGGCATAGAACGCAGCTACGACGGCAACATGGCCATTTTGCCCGTTTGGCGCGCTTGGAGCCGTGTGCACAATGAGGTAATAagaactctctctctctgtctctctctctctctttctctctctctaccttCTCTCGAGCCCTCTTCAAAGCCTTTCAAGCCTCTTAACCCCTGTTTGTCCACCTGacgtgcaaaaaaaaaaaaaaaacaacaacaagaacaagaaacaCATCTAGGAAACTgggcccaaaaaaaaaaaaaaaaaaacgccgaCAGTGATTGCATAATAAGCGCTTTTTTCTGCGCTCTGGCGCCACACGCAAGCTTAGAAATGTGAAATTCATGTCGCCTCCTGCTACTATGTTTTTCTCCCCTATCCTTTTTACCCCCTCCTCCGCCTACAAACGCCCCCTTCCGaccaccacacacacacacacacaggtcACGCTCCCGCGCATATGTTTCTTTGTAACTTcctcatttcatttcatttttctttggtatgtttctcgtttttttcttttttggttgttgtttattttatgcGTCATAAAGTGAAATCAATTTTACTTCattgattttaatattaaacttAATGTTAAGAGGTGATGAGCAGCAGGGGGAAAGGATTCGGGGCCAACTACATAGCAAAAGGTTAATTATGTTGCCGACTTGTTTTTACGATTTTAACCATTAGGCATTCTATTTTTAGGAAAGTGACATAAACAACCCTTCCACTTTATGCCCCCCACTTCATTGgtaattgcattttaattgcCTTAGATCATCAGAAAGTCGATAATAGTCGATTTAAATGTAGAagacaaacaaattttgatcAGCATTAATAGTAAATTTAACCTTAAGTTAAGCTTTAAGGTAAATCCTAATCAAAATGTGTCCTTTTACATATTCCATTTCATTTCAGTTGCGCATTTCTTTGAAAAGACGTGAGGAATTTCAAGAACCTTTGGCTCTGCAACTACAACGACCATGTCTCTATGGGGCtaattcaaaaaaattctCAATGTTGAAATGGCtaaaaaaactatttcaacTCAAGGATAAGAAGACACAGAATGCCACAATTAAACCAACTAAAACGCCACCAAAAGTGCCCAATAAAATGAAGGAGAAATGTTTATTAGACAAAAAGCAATATAAACGCGATGATTTTCAGTTAATCCTATTGCCCGATCAACTATATAATGGCAAACATAACTGTAATAGCAAATTGAATAAGAAGAATAAACTTTATCAACTTGCTGAAGCAACTAACAACTCAAAGAATCATGGCGATAGAACACGGCGAGTTAGACGACAATCCAGAACTGAACAATgtaattacaatttaaatattaacaataataatttaataaaacgACGCAAGGATCGACCATTACGTAATAGTGTTAGAAACAAATTGGCTTCCCTCTATGCCGACATGAATCATCGATATGAGAAGGAATATAATTTAACTCGTCAACTCTCAGAGAAATGTAAACTATATAGACAACAAAATGAGCAATATAACAAAACGGAAATGATGGAATTCTCGGTTGGACAATTACAAACGAATATCGAAGCCTATGCCGAGGATATTATCAAGACCGAGCATGAGTTGCTcgaattaaaaaatgaaatgaaacatGATATATCATTGATTAACAATCTAAAACGTATGACTTTGGATGATGTATCGCAGACAGATCATGTAAACGGActgaaaacaaaaacggaaATGTTTGCAACACAAAAACCTCCCGTTATCACTCAAGTTGCTAAAAATATTGCAGCTACCGCCCAGGAAATGCAATTCGTTGataatatttatgaattttgcGATAATAATGCAAGCATGTTAGTCTAGTTATAAGTCAACTGACGtttgttaaatatatatgtacatttatttttttacctaTGTATATACCCCTAAGACAAcgaataaaagaaaaagcaaactTTTTTTACTGAACAGATTTCCGCTTTAtgattgttttaaaaattcgCGCCCATTAAATGtcgaaaatttgtttaatgtaCAACTTTTTGGGCACTTAAGGCAAAACCTGGTATGGGCAGGGGAGGGCAGCCAATCCCTTCAGACTAAGACGGTTGAATTTAatacttgtttttttgttttttaaatcctttaattaaatatgatatttcattaaatttttgattCATTTCACTTAAAGATGAGCCTCTAGTTTACTTCTTTTAGGGattcaaatcaaaatgtaCAAAATGTGTAAGGGCTACACCCTTATCGGGCATAGACTCATTAGTCTTCACTGTATTTGTATGTAGATTTAAGGGAACAACGAACTCTCCTCTATGTCAGGTGGAtttatctacatacatacatatatattcaaacatatgtaaatgttCATACAAAGATACCAACTTACCCATCTTTCATTTTGCAATATTGTCATGCCAAAcaccttttgtttttaactgGGCTTCCATCTCCTGCAGTTTGATAAATAAAGCAATCATCAGAGGGAGGCGCAGCATCTTTATTGCTTAGCTAGGAGGATTGGTTACTGGTTACATGCAATGTGAACTTCTTGACTTTTCcacataaaaaatgtaaatataacGATCACATCGGAATCCAGAAAGCTTTGCTAGCACACCCTCCCAAAGAGAATGGACTTTGATGTCCATTGCAAAGAAGGAGACTGTAGAGGCCCGTAAAGGTTCcttttcaacaattttaacacttttaaatttcaattaaataagGAATATTAAAACACTTTAATTTTACTGCAAATGATCGTTTCAATTGttcacaaaaacaaacgaaatggCGCCACTGCGACAGGTTAGATTAGTGTGACCAGCTCCTATAAGACGATAAGCCAAAAACAGCTGACAGATTTTGCggcaaaattatttaaaaataaaaaaaaaaactctttttcacaaaaaaaaagaataaaatacataaacCTTTACAATTTATAGTgactaaaatattaatttaataaaaatcttGTTGTTATTACATGTTTCAAAAACCAAGACCTCTGAACACAAATCAGCTGTTCCTGTAATTTATATATGGCATCGGTTTATACCCTACACTCATGTCTCAAAAGAGTACATATTAAAAGTTAGCAAAATGTACTTAAAAtgctttatttatatatgttcCCTCTTAATCTGCGAGTCGACAAACCAGCCGCTTTAATATATAACATTATACACAGTCTTTATAGATAACACAAAACGCGCTCCTGTTGCAGGGTATATTCAAGTCGaagctcttttttttttttattcagaTTAGTTATCGTTATCGATAACAGATTCAATTGTGGTGTAAACATTGCATTTGGAatcaaatacaatttttcagttttaatttttagtttatttaaacCATGGCCGAGGCTTTGCCcaataagaaaaagaaaatcctGACTGCTGACGAATACACAAAAATCTGTTCATTTATCAATAACTACCACGGCCTGGCTATTGACTGTGAGATGGAGATGAAGTATCGCCAATTTTTGGATATTGAGCCATTGGCCTTAACATGTATAGCACAGATGGAACACTTTAACCGGGCCAAACGCCAGCATTGGAAGCATGAACAGCGTTCGAGGAAACTGTTGAAAACGTAGGATTCTTGAGATATATCAGCAATGTGTGTGGCTTCTAAATTTCCTATCTCCATTTATCCCCAATGCCTTGTAGATTCGAGGAGCTTTGCGAATATGGGAATAAGGACAATATCCTAATAATACGTATGGCATTTGCGGAAAACATGAATCCTATTGCCCTGTGTCGCATCCTACTTCAAGAGAAGTACGATATAAAGCAGAAACAGCAGATATCCCGATACCTGAAATTTCCACATTTAATTGATGATCCTCGTCTGGCAGCGAATGTCCAACAGTGTGTTTACAGTGATAATCAAGATGGACCGCTAACCGACCTCCGACGTCGGATTATTGGCGAGGAGTATGAACAGAAACTAAAAAGCTTGGCCAATCAATCCGGCATACATTTTTATGATGAACAAGACTTGAGACGCATGGGCTTTGACAAGACGCCGGATATCAAAATTATACTACCTTTCCTGTACAAAAATGCTGTGGTCAATTGGATCGAGAGTAAGGCAAACTTCGGTGATCCCAAAACTCACAAATGGAATATACAACAGCAATTGCAGAGCTACTGCAATCGGTATGTTAAGACAGCTCTAGGTGATTATTTTTCCTTCAATTGTAATGGAATATTATAAACTTCTTAACAGATTTGGCCCTGGCATAGTTATCTATTGGTTTGGCTATCATGTAGAGACACCAAATCTTCCAGATAATGATATAGGTATCACCGTGTTGGCCGATTTTCCAGACAATGAAGATTTGGTTTTCATGAAGTTGATAACAGCAACGGATGTAACCGAGACGAAGGCCAATTCTGGCGCGGAAACTAAAATGTGACACCATCTTTATGACACAAACTTGACCAAGTATTCTCTATTGATATTACCGATCAACAATTTTCTATAACTATAATTTTTAGACATGACCATGACAATTGATAAATCGCATTGTTTCGttggttgttttgttgttgcattttgtATTGTATGTAATTTATAAATTCTCATTTACATGATTGAGgcaaaaaaacatttgtttacacttttgtttttttgttgtatgtttcctcttcttcttcgttCTTTCATCTCATATAAGTATagtacaaaataaaacatagttttcctttttttttcgtgtttgtttcgttttttaggtgaattattaaacaaaaaaccattataataaaacaaaaaaaaaaaataaaaaacaaataaatagaaTAGTTGGATTAAATGATTGCTGTTGGTATTATTATCATAATCAGAAAATTTGGAAAGATGTCTcgaaaaaaggagaaaattatgtatatatttatatgtgtgtgtgtgtgtaaatatgtaaagcGCAAGGATATATAGAATAGATAAATTAAGACCAAATTTCACTTAAACTgattgtgttttttctttttttttgtttccgttttctttgttttttttttttttgttttcttgttgcttAATTCTGTTTCTTCCTTTTCCTCTAGATGTTAGGCGGCAACTCGTCCTTATAGTTTATATttagagagagatagacagagagagagagtcagaAAGAGTATACTATATATAGCTGGTtgcaaaaatgtatatttcaGACATCTTTCAGTTCCTCCGGCATATCATTTTTAGGATGCTTATTTTCGAAATGTTGCTTATAAGTCTTGGGATCAGGCATTTGTGACTGTAAAAAGAATTGAACTTGAATTAGAAAACCGAGTCTCGGGATAGCGGGATttgagaataaaaaaaataccttGCAGACAGCGCAGACATGAACTAAAGCTTTTTGGGCAGCCTTCTTTTGGTCGTTGGCACTGTGACCCTGTTGCTTCTTCATTTTTGCCTGCTTCTCGGCAGCCTTTGCCTGGGATTGTATTTTTTGGTGACCGCGTGCCATGGTTTAAACACTGTAAACATTAAAACAAGGAATTAACAATAAGTATTAATTAAGTATTTTCACAAGCGTTGACTTGGCAACAACATTAAGATTAAACGGTATTTAAGAGTCACTCTGTTCACTTTCCCCTTCGctctaacacacacacacacacacagtcaaaCTCctctgtatttttttttttttttttgtctttttctcTATCTAATGATcgtaaataacaaaatttgaaaaagtcaacaacaacacacacacccccTTGCCTTCTTGCCAATCACACACTTATTGCCTACCATCACTGTACAAGCATCTGTGTGCATGCGTATTTGTGTGTatgagtgcaaaaaaaaatgtggcTCTGCCACTCGACTAACCAACCACGTTCCTTAcctaattttaaattttccttTCTGGTTACGGTTTGGAATTGCAAATGCaagttttattattgttgtacTATTAGACGAAATGTATACGTATGtctgttttgtttaatatacCCGAAATTgtttaagttaaaaaaaaactttcgacTTTTCCTTCCCCTGTTTCTGTTCAGCCTACTTGATGTGAAATACGTCCTAGAGATGAGTATTTGGTGACTGCATGCTGGTATCGATAAAGATGATGACACTAGACTTGCCCGCACTGTTGCTCTTTTAGctattttctttctctttcattgCCATGTCTTGATAGACTTATGCATGACAGTTTTTGCAACCACAAAATTATTGATTGAGTACTGTCAATGAAACTATTTGTAGTTTTCAATATAATTTCGAATTGCTAAAATTCATTGCTATCTCGGGTTCATATACGGCCTTCTTGACATAGATCTTAGTTTTTAGGGCTTTTTCTagcttttttttaatgttcCTTCAGCCATCAACCGCCAAAAAGACGGCATCACTTATTATGACCTGTTAACAATATCGTTAACCAAATATCGGCCCATAGCCTGTTGATATACGGTTGTCTAGCATAAACATAAATActtttgatcaatatcgtaAAAGATTTAACCTTTTATGTTCACCATACGTATATGAATTGGATTTGAATGGTAGACATGTCTCAAAATATATTGcgatatttatttcatttatatcGATAAACATCGATATTTGTAAACATACGATAATTGGAAAATATCGCTCAATAGAAGAATCTTTCGTTAATCTTGGTGAAAAATTTCTTTACACAAAATGTCCGTTTGCaaagaattattattatgcgAACTATGTCTGACAAATCGTGCATTGAAGGAGCCCATTATCGTCCCTACATTTCAAAGCGATTTCCATAATTTCTTGCAGCAGCTTTTTGAGAATTTTAATATCGATGTAAGGATACGAAATTCACAATTTCATGTACATATAGACGTAGTCCAGCAGAATAGTAATAATATCCCATTTTGAAGGTTCCCGTCAATGAGATTCAAGCCAGGATGTGTCCGAAATGTGCAGCCAAGATACTTACCATGTGCGAGGATCTTGAGTCATGGCGTGCGGCTCAAAGCAAACGCGCATCATTAACAAATCAAGAAGTCTTTGAAACTGTTGTAGTAAAAATGGAACCCATCGAATCGGATGAAGAATTCATAGACGATGTTCAGCCGTTTCACGGGGACATAGAACTGACTGATGTGAAATTAGAGTTAAATGATGACAAGAAAGACCACATCAAAACTGATGACGAGAATCAGCTAATCCTTCCAAACTCACTACCTGGGAATTCAGTTACACCCGGCATACATCGACTTCAGTCGAGTGTCGTTTATAATGTGCGTCGCTATAACTGCAATCATCCAGGTTGTATGGCATCGTTTGCCTACCATCGAGCCTATATGACCCACGTCAATAAATGTCATCTCACGCTCATGGCTTGTCGCAAAGTACATAAAATTTGCCAAACCCATATTCGTATTAGTCCCCGTAAACTCCGTGGCGGGGTTAAGAATTCTCATTATAATGATTCTGGCCAAGGTCATTTTATTGCGGTGGATGGAGAAGAGTCGCAAGACACCATGAAAAAGCACGATCTTAAGAATAAAGCAAAACCGAAACATGAAGTTAAACGAAAGAACTATGAACTAAAAAGCACTAGTCAGGGGcagtttattaatttaaatactGTAAAAACTCTTGAAAAATGTTCAACATAGATACAAAATATTCATTATTTCATTaatatgcatgtatatatgtatgcataatgCCTAAACCCCTGAAAAGGATTAAGTTTAAGAGCCCACATTACCATTAAGTCGAATAAGCGATATCAGAGCCTATTAGTTCTTCTTCTATTGACTGTagaaataaaaccaaaacctTTGTTAAACACCATTTATATTTGTTTCAATTTAATGAAAAAGGATAATGGGTAAAATAGTCATCATAGATTAGAGACATTGTATTGTTTCAATCTTTAAGCTTATTAGAGAATCAATTGGATCAATAGATTGTCGACTGAAATAAGTTTAAACCATTTATTGGGACCTTTTAGTTTagacatattttattttttatcttATCACCTTAGACATAGAactggtttttttgtttttttttcatgtttttaatatttttttccaattatttattttcacatttatttcgcttcttttgttgttggttttttgtttttttttgttcaacaCAGTGCAATAATTTAATGTTATTTGATTTCCATTTTTGATATAACTATGAATTTCTTgcattgtttatgtttttgttttttatgtgtttcttgtttatttttgtttattttttagttgtttAATGTATAATCTTTGTGTGAATGCAACTTACaactataatatataaatacgtttttcttattttgggtgagttttttctcttctttgtttattgaattttttaaaattttccattttcaatcgattttttctttttttttcctttttttttgttttttattttctttctttcgtaAATGCTTAATCcttaaattttaatgctttaTCATTTTTGGAAGCAAAGATTTATGTTTTGCTCAATTTttaacaacaataaataagATAAAACATCAAAcgatttaaattaataaatgagATGTTtgtgcaagtgtgtgtgtgtgtgtgtatgagtgcaTCTAAATAAACAATACAATCAATTTcgagaacaaaaaataaatacataaattataaacaaacaaacataattCATTTAGATGGTGAAAAatgatttgaaaattttgatttcacgtgttgttttgttattttgagttttggttcttttaacaaacaaaaccaaatgtgaacatttcttaaatttacaaaaaaaaaatcgcctgttaattgtttatttttatttatacgaTTGAAATCTTTAGTACGCTAGAACTAGgactttgttttttattcactttctattaatataatttatttttcaagcTTTTCTTACACTTACTGCTgattcggttttttttttttgttttgttttagacaaaataaaaacttgaaGTTTGGTCTAGGAATCCTTTTTAATCCTAAAGAATacaaatttcaacaaaatttaaGCTGCCAATTTGCGATTTAAAGCAAAATCAATTGGGGCAAACAAAAtggttaaaattttaaaacattaaatCTATTTTTCTACTCTTCGGAACGATTTCAATTGTTTAGAActcaaatgaaattttctaTTAAACAGCGACAAACTTTTTTAACTGATTTCATTTGCCCCAAAAATTTTTGTAGTTTGAATCttgttaaacaaattaatgagCTTGAATTAATTGCTATTAACCTAGGACTCTATATTAGAATATACTGtttctgtgtgtatgtgtatgagaGTGTATGTGTGGATTAAGATTCATTTTAGAAATTTGATACAATCAAAATGAGACGCGTTCAAACATCtgacaatattttttgatttttcagATCTTTGCACATttgaacatttaaaaaaaaacccataggaatttttctacttattttttgtttttttgtttaataactATCATTTCTTAAGTTtagtattttaaataattattctTTCGAGAAGGCATAGTTGATACAGGGTCGATACAGGGACTGCGATTAGGTTAGATTGGTTAGAAAATTTCCaagaaattttcaaaaaaaaaaaaaacacaaaaatcaaatgtagatggaagaaaaatatataacaccAACAACATTTACTTACAATACCAAAATTATGAATCAATTCGTGGGTGAGCGATGGGTAAGCGAATGTGTGTTCATCTGAACGTGGTGGTGAAGTAAAATGGGTGGGGAGAGGGGGAGGAGTTGAGAGGCAAATGCATGTGGGTGAATGGTGGTGAGATATTAACTCTAACAAAcattatttcaattatttttcaattaacaattaatacgtttttgtttttttgtttaagcaaATTTTGGCTTCTTCGGTTTACCATAAtccttttcttttcgtttctttcgtttcttttCTCTCAATAGACGAAATGCGGCGGTGGCAACATACGCTTGGAGGACattgacgatgacgacgacgacgatgacgccGGCGCTGGTAATGAGGATGAGGCGGAGGGCGGCAACAACGTGGACGACGGTAGCTGCGACTGCTGCTCTACCCATCAGACAACCGAATCCTTGCGTATCCTGCTTGTTGCAGTTGTAACGATTGACAGACATATAAAATGGTCGGAGATGTGCAGCATGTAgcagaaagaaagaaacaagTATGGAAGgaatgaagaagaaaataaattagaaCGGTTTGAtacgtttttgttttcgtttttgttatagctgctgctgtgtttgttgttgttgctgttgttgttgttgctgtggctgctgttgctgatgcttgagattatagttattattattattattgcttgAATTGTTATCGCACCACATATAATTCTCAGTCTGTGGGGCACGCATAACTCCAACACCGCCGCCCAAACGGCGATAGTTCATGCATCCGCAGAGGCGCCATTGATTTGTCTCTGGATCATACACCTCGATGGTTTTCAAATAGGCAGAACCATCAAAGCCTCCAACGGCATACAGCTGACCATT
The DNA window shown above is from Drosophila willistoni isolate 14030-0811.24 chromosome XR unlocalized genomic scaffold, UCI_dwil_1.1 Seg41, whole genome shotgun sequence and carries:
- the LOC6643024 gene encoding probable serine/threonine-protein kinase cdc7; translation: MALNQHQHHHHHQQQQQQHQPENSTFIDDNLDTCPSLTLLNLPESPILPPKQRRHQDANNNNNNNNHNQNNNNQAPVPVPAIAPTPSSAFVEPQQSGKNKYSKSNGSGNENGNAGHHQNQQQHQHQRHNQHHHYHQRQRHRSISLYGVNSTVEQGHKEIPIWMDDGEPRYVSGVTNKTTCNDIIKALIDDELKSGNSAAQQKQQQQQQVAHFFEKT
- the LOC6643025 gene encoding CDAN1-interacting nuclease 1, which encodes MAEALPNKKKKILTADEYTKICSFINNYHGLAIDCEMEMKYRQFLDIEPLALTCIAQMEHFNRAKRQHWKHEQRSRKLLKTFEELCEYGNKDNILIIRMAFAENMNPIALCRILLQEKYDIKQKQQISRYLKFPHLIDDPRLAANVQQCVYSDNQDGPLTDLRRRIIGEEYEQKLKSLANQSGIHFYDEQDLRRMGFDKTPDIKIILPFLYKNAVVNWIESKANFGDPKTHKWNIQQQLQSYCNRFGPGIVIYWFGYHVETPNLPDNDIGITVLADFPDNEDLVFMKLITATDVTETKANSGAETKM
- the LOC6643026 gene encoding zinc finger protein 706 encodes the protein MARGHQKIQSQAKAAEKQAKMKKQQGHSANDQKKAAQKALVHVCAVCKSQMPDPKTYKQHFENKHPKNDMPEELKDV
- the LOC111518707 gene encoding uncharacterized protein LOC111518707, translating into MSVCKELLLCELCLTNRALKEPIIVPTFQSDFHNFLQQLFENFNIDVPVNEIQARMCPKCAAKILTMCEDLESWRAAQSKRASLTNQEVFETVVVKMEPIESDEEFIDDVQPFHGDIELTDVKLELNDDKKDHIKTDDENQLILPNSLPGNSVTPGIHRLQSSVVYNVRRYNCNHPGCMASFAYHRAYMTHVNKCHLTLMACRKVHKICQTHIRISPRKLRGGVKNSHYNDSGQGHFIAVDGEESQDTMKKHDLKNKAKPKHEVKRKNYELKSTSQGQFINLNTVKTLEKCST